One Curtobacterium sp. MCLR17_032 genomic window carries:
- a CDS encoding ABC transporter permease, with product MTVTSTTTGTDGALGRQLPVVVTAPLAVWFEDGWTVTKRNLVKIKRSPDLLVFAVLQPIMFVLLFSQVYGGAISVQGTDYTQFLMAGIFAQTVVFGATFSGSAMAQDLKEGLIDRFRTLPMSASAVLVGRTNSDLVLNGISMVIMMATGLAVGWRVNSSPVEFVGGIALLLLFSYAFSWVMALLGMSVKTPEVINNASFMILFPLTFISNAFVPSETMPLVLRVFAEWNPVSSLVQAARELFGNAGSAPVPDIWTMQHPITTVLIGIAVMLAVFVPWAVNKYTRISSK from the coding sequence ATGACCGTCACCAGCACGACGACCGGCACCGACGGCGCACTCGGCCGGCAGCTGCCCGTCGTCGTCACCGCACCGCTCGCGGTCTGGTTCGAGGACGGCTGGACCGTCACGAAGCGGAACCTCGTCAAGATCAAGCGGTCGCCGGACCTGCTCGTCTTCGCCGTCCTGCAGCCGATCATGTTCGTCCTGCTGTTCAGCCAGGTCTACGGCGGCGCGATCAGCGTGCAGGGCACCGACTACACGCAGTTCCTGATGGCGGGGATCTTCGCGCAGACCGTCGTCTTCGGGGCCACGTTCTCCGGGTCGGCGATGGCGCAGGACCTCAAGGAGGGGCTCATCGACCGGTTCCGGACCCTGCCGATGTCGGCGTCGGCGGTCCTGGTCGGGCGGACGAACTCCGACCTCGTGCTCAACGGCATCTCGATGGTGATCATGATGGCCACCGGTCTCGCCGTCGGTTGGCGTGTGAACTCGTCACCGGTCGAGTTCGTCGGCGGGATCGCGCTGCTCCTGCTGTTCAGCTACGCGTTCAGCTGGGTGATGGCGCTGCTCGGCATGAGCGTCAAGACACCCGAGGTGATCAACAACGCCTCGTTCATGATCCTGTTCCCGCTGACGTTCATCTCGAACGCCTTCGTGCCCAGCGAGACCATGCCCCTCGTGCTCCGGGTGTTCGCGGAGTGGAACCCGGTGTCCTCGCTCGTGCAGGCCGCGCGGGAGTTGTTCGGCAACGCCGGGTCGGCGCCGGTGCCGGACATCTGGACCATGCAGCACCCGATCACCACCGTGCTGATCGGGATCGCGGTGATGCTCGCGGTGTTCGTGCCCTGGGCGGTCAACAAGTACACGCGGATCAGCAGCAAGTAG
- a CDS encoding long-chain-fatty-acid--CoA ligase — protein sequence MSTDTPRPWLASYAPGVPHDIEPMTGSLPDLVEQSARRFPKAVALEFFTRETTYAELEDQIARAANGLRKLGVTKGDRVALVLPNCPQHVVAFYAVLRLGGIVVEHNPLYTPRELRHQFEDHGATVAIAWDKSVATLQDFPADVALRAIVSVDLTRAMPRTTRLALSLPVAKARESRAKLTTSVSGTTRWDDLVSTRKLSKRHPRPETDDVALIQYTSGTTGTPKGAVLTHRNLLANAAQARAWIPQISAGDGSVVHAVLPMFHAYGLTLCLTFAMSIAGRLVLFPAFDPALVLKAIKKRPPTFLPAVPPIYARLQHAADSTKVSLAGIDIGISGAMPLSQDVIEPWEARTGGFLVEGYGLSECSPVLMANPVSDARRLGAIGLPLPSTECRVVDPDDESRVLGTDESGELQVRGPQVFGGYWGKAEATDEVFTSDGWFRTGDIVAIDADGFVRIVDRLKELIITGGFNVAPSEVEDTLLKHPSVKEVAVVGIVQSGNEQVVAAVIPTDPATFDAEALRAWSRDHLAAYKVPRRVVVVEDLPRSMIGKVLRRKVRDAILHR from the coding sequence GTGAGCACCGACACGCCTCGTCCCTGGCTTGCCTCCTACGCGCCAGGGGTGCCGCACGACATCGAACCGATGACGGGGTCCCTCCCGGACCTGGTCGAGCAGTCCGCCCGGCGCTTCCCGAAGGCGGTGGCGCTCGAGTTCTTCACGCGCGAGACCACGTACGCCGAGCTCGAGGACCAGATCGCCCGCGCAGCCAACGGCCTGCGGAAGCTCGGCGTGACGAAGGGCGACCGGGTGGCGCTGGTCCTGCCGAACTGCCCGCAGCACGTGGTGGCGTTCTACGCGGTCCTCCGCCTCGGCGGCATCGTCGTCGAGCACAACCCGCTCTACACGCCGCGTGAGCTGCGCCACCAGTTCGAGGACCACGGTGCGACGGTCGCGATCGCGTGGGACAAGTCGGTCGCGACACTGCAGGACTTCCCGGCGGACGTCGCCCTCCGCGCGATCGTGTCGGTGGACCTCACGCGCGCGATGCCCCGGACCACCCGTCTGGCGCTGTCGCTGCCGGTGGCGAAGGCCCGCGAGTCGCGGGCGAAGCTGACGACCTCGGTGTCCGGCACGACCCGCTGGGACGACCTGGTGTCGACCCGGAAGCTGTCGAAGCGGCACCCGCGCCCGGAGACGGACGACGTCGCGCTCATCCAGTACACCTCCGGCACGACCGGCACCCCGAAGGGCGCCGTCCTGACGCACCGGAACCTGCTGGCGAACGCCGCGCAGGCGCGTGCCTGGATACCGCAGATCAGCGCGGGTGACGGCAGCGTCGTGCACGCGGTGCTGCCGATGTTCCACGCGTACGGGTTGACGCTGTGCCTCACCTTCGCGATGAGCATCGCCGGGAGGCTCGTCCTGTTCCCGGCGTTCGACCCCGCGTTGGTCCTCAAGGCGATCAAGAAGCGTCCGCCGACGTTCCTGCCGGCGGTGCCGCCCATCTACGCCCGGCTGCAGCACGCCGCCGACTCGACGAAGGTCTCGCTGGCGGGCATCGACATCGGCATCTCGGGCGCGATGCCGCTGTCGCAGGACGTCATCGAGCCGTGGGAGGCGCGCACCGGCGGCTTCCTGGTGGAGGGCTACGGCCTGTCCGAGTGCTCCCCCGTGCTGATGGCGAACCCGGTGTCGGACGCCCGACGTCTGGGTGCGATCGGCCTGCCGCTGCCGTCGACCGAGTGCCGTGTGGTGGACCCGGACGACGAGTCGCGGGTGCTGGGCACGGACGAGTCCGGCGAGCTGCAGGTCCGCGGCCCGCAGGTCTTCGGCGGGTACTGGGGCAAGGCCGAGGCCACCGACGAGGTCTTCACCTCGGACGGCTGGTTCCGCACCGGCGACATCGTGGCGATCGACGCGGACGGCTTCGTGCGGATCGTCGACCGGCTCAAGGAGCTCATCATCACGGGTGGCTTCAACGTGGCGCCGTCCGAGGTGGAGGACACGCTCCTCAAGCACCCGAGCGTCAAGGAGGTCGCGGTCGTCGGCATCGTGCAGAGCGGCAACGAGCAGGTCGTCGCCGCCGTGATCCCGACAGACCCGGCGACGTTCGACGCGGAGGCGCTCCGGGCGTGGTCCCGCGACCACCTGGCCGCGTACAAGGTGCCGCGTCGGGTGGTGGTGGTCGAGGACCTGCCCCGGTCGATGATCGGCAAGGTCCTGCGCCGCAAGGTGCGCGACGCGATCCTGCACCGCTAG